A genome region from Nicotiana tabacum cultivar K326 chromosome 13, ASM71507v2, whole genome shotgun sequence includes the following:
- the LOC142168294 gene encoding secreted RxLR effector protein 161-like: MIGSLLYLTASHPDIMFSECRCARFQEAPKESHLIAVKRIIRYLIGTTSHGLWVPRLNNFKLEGFTDADLAGDKDDRKSTSGTCQLLGKSFVSWNSKKHGPVALSTTEDDYIAIGHDVLNYFG, encoded by the coding sequence atgattggatCTCTGCTTTATTTAACTGCTAGTCATCCTGACATAATGTTTAGTGAATGCAGATGTGCTAGGTTCCAAGAAGCTCCTAAGGAGTCACACTTAATTGCTGTGAAGCGAATTATTAGATATCTAATTGGAACTACTTCACATGGATTATGGGTTCCACGCCTTAATAATTTTAAGCTTGAAGGTTTTACAGATGCAGATCTTGCCGGTGATAAAGATGACAGGAAAAGCACAAGTGGAACTTGTCAACTACTTGGCAAATCATTTGTTTCATGGAACAGTAAGAAACATGGACCAGTTGCACTGTCTACAACTGAAGACGATTACATTGCCATTGGACATGATGTGCTCAACTACTTTGGATGA